Proteins from a single region of Streptomyces spectabilis:
- a CDS encoding ABC transporter ATP-binding protein, with translation MGLRRKRQRGERSAPPAPEQRAPHTAPADWAVELRGVRRQYGRGTRAVHALRGVDLALPRGSFTAVMGPSGSGKSTFLQCAAGLDRPTGGTVHLGGTEITGMGENKLTALRRTRLGFVFQAFNLLPSLTVEQNVLLPMRLAGHRPDHRKAADVLARVGLGDKGRRRPGQLSGGQQQRVAIARALVTEPDVVFADEPTGALDTTTAAEILGLLRSAVDGMGATVVMVTHDPAAAAYADRTLFLADGAIVDRLEGASAALITDRMRALTVPAAAPTYAGAAAA, from the coding sequence ATGGGGCTGCGCAGGAAGAGGCAGCGGGGCGAGCGGAGCGCACCCCCCGCCCCCGAGCAGAGGGCACCGCACACCGCCCCGGCCGACTGGGCGGTGGAGCTGCGCGGCGTCCGCCGCCAGTACGGCCGCGGCACCCGCGCCGTACACGCCCTGCGCGGCGTGGACCTCGCCCTGCCCCGCGGCAGCTTCACCGCCGTGATGGGCCCCTCGGGCTCCGGCAAGTCCACGTTCCTGCAGTGCGCGGCGGGCCTGGACCGCCCCACCGGCGGCACGGTCCACCTCGGCGGCACCGAGATCACCGGCATGGGCGAGAACAAGCTGACGGCCCTGCGCCGCACCCGCCTGGGCTTCGTGTTCCAGGCCTTCAACCTGCTGCCCTCGCTCACCGTCGAGCAGAACGTCCTCCTGCCGATGCGCCTCGCGGGCCACCGCCCCGACCACCGCAAGGCCGCCGACGTGCTGGCCCGCGTGGGCCTCGGCGACAAGGGCAGGCGCCGCCCCGGCCAGCTCTCCGGCGGCCAGCAGCAGCGCGTCGCGATCGCCCGCGCCCTGGTGACCGAGCCGGACGTGGTGTTCGCCGACGAGCCGACGGGCGCCCTGGACACCACCACGGCCGCGGAGATCCTCGGCCTGCTGCGCTCTGCCGTCGACGGCATGGGCGCCACCGTGGTGATGGTCACCCACGACCCGGCCGCCGCCGCGTACGCGGACCGCACGCTGTTCCTGGCCGACGGCGCGATCGTCGACCGCCTGGAGGGCGCGTCGGCCGCGCTGATCACGGACCGGATGCGCGCGCTCACCGTGCCCGCCGCCGCGCCCACGTACGCGGGAGCGGCGGCGGCATGA
- a CDS encoding amino acid permease: protein MTSQPSLAKEDSTPSGPVKSQPGSGNGDGDGLKAGLKNRHLSMIAIGGVIGAGLFVGSASGIKAAGPAILVSYALVGTMVVLVMRMLGEMAAARPSSGSFSAYADQALGRWAGFTIGWLYWFFWVVVLAVEATAGAVILNEWVPAVPQWGWALIVMVVLTATNLVSVGSYGEFEFWFAGIKVVAIGGFVLIGMLAVFGVLPGSDNPGDGFKHLTDAGGFMPNGAGAILTGVLMVVFSFMGSEIVTLAAGESEDPQRAVTKATNSVIWRIGVFYLGSIFVVITLLPWNDKSIVKDGSYVAALNSIGIPHAGQVMNVIVLTAVLSCLNSGLYTASRMAFSLGERGDAPKAFARTTSAGVPRTAILGSVVFGFAAVWFNYQWPKTVFDFLLNSSGAVALFVWLVICFTQLRMRGIILREQPEKLVVKMWLFPYLTWVTIGMISFVIVYMLYDDAGRKQMVLSLLVGALVLGIALVREKVAPRERVSE, encoded by the coding sequence ATGACCTCGCAACCGTCCCTTGCGAAGGAAGACAGCACCCCCAGCGGGCCCGTGAAATCCCAGCCGGGGAGCGGGAACGGCGACGGTGACGGCCTCAAGGCCGGTCTCAAGAACCGCCATCTGTCCATGATCGCCATCGGTGGCGTGATCGGAGCGGGTCTGTTCGTCGGGTCCGCCTCCGGCATCAAGGCCGCGGGCCCCGCGATCCTGGTGTCGTACGCGCTCGTGGGCACCATGGTCGTGCTCGTGATGCGGATGCTCGGCGAGATGGCCGCGGCGCGGCCGTCCTCCGGTTCCTTCTCGGCCTACGCCGACCAGGCCCTCGGGCGCTGGGCGGGCTTCACCATCGGCTGGCTGTACTGGTTCTTCTGGGTCGTGGTGCTCGCCGTCGAGGCGACCGCCGGTGCCGTGATCCTCAACGAGTGGGTGCCCGCGGTTCCGCAGTGGGGCTGGGCGCTCATCGTGATGGTGGTGCTCACCGCCACCAACCTGGTCTCGGTCGGCTCCTACGGCGAGTTCGAGTTCTGGTTCGCGGGCATCAAGGTCGTGGCGATCGGCGGCTTCGTCCTCATCGGCATGCTCGCCGTGTTCGGCGTCCTGCCCGGCTCGGACAACCCGGGCGACGGCTTCAAGCACCTCACCGACGCGGGCGGCTTCATGCCCAACGGCGCGGGCGCGATCCTCACCGGCGTCCTGATGGTGGTCTTCTCCTTCATGGGCTCCGAGATCGTCACGCTCGCCGCCGGCGAGTCGGAGGACCCTCAGCGCGCCGTCACCAAGGCCACGAACAGCGTCATCTGGCGCATCGGCGTCTTCTACCTCGGCTCGATCTTCGTCGTCATCACGCTCCTGCCGTGGAACGACAAGTCGATCGTCAAGGACGGCTCCTACGTGGCCGCGCTGAACTCGATCGGCATCCCGCACGCCGGTCAGGTCATGAACGTGATCGTCCTGACGGCCGTGCTCTCCTGCCTCAACTCCGGCCTGTACACCGCCTCCCGCATGGCCTTCTCGCTCGGTGAGCGCGGCGACGCCCCGAAGGCGTTCGCCCGCACCACCTCGGCGGGCGTGCCGCGCACGGCGATCCTCGGCTCGGTCGTCTTCGGCTTCGCCGCCGTGTGGTTCAACTACCAGTGGCCGAAGACCGTCTTCGACTTCCTGCTGAACTCCTCCGGCGCCGTCGCCCTGTTCGTCTGGCTCGTCATCTGCTTCACGCAGCTGAGGATGCGCGGCATCATCCTGCGCGAGCAGCCGGAGAAGCTCGTCGTGAAGATGTGGCTGTTCCCGTATCTGACCTGGGTCACCATCGGGATGATCTCGTTCGTGATCGTCTACATGCTGTACGACGACGCCGGGCGCAAGCAGATGGTGCTCTCGCTGCTCGTCGGCGCCCTGGTCCTGGGCATCGCCCTGGTGCGCGAGAAGGTCGCACCGCGGGAGCGGGTCTCCGAGTAA
- a CDS encoding PP2C family protein-serine/threonine phosphatase — protein MAVRRDRRERRTPRERRAAAETFPARMKKRLHRARIGLRKSGVDYFRGDGSDWVALAALLLTVPVITVCTIVNPVWFSPSVLVLPIVAGGLLLRPSSLLGLYAASAAALIVESARLGPYTEGPARVTPGTVLTVAACGFFGLLIAQFRSRVGVPWRGGGTMLFDLRERIRVQSKLPKLPRGWHREMALRPAGGQSFSGDFVVAARTNGGRTLEVVLTDVSGKGMDAGSRALLLSGAFGGLLGSLPPHAFLPAANGYLLRQDWDEGFATSIHLVLDLETGDYELLSAGHLPALQLSAGTGRWEEKAGEGPLLGVYDGAQFDPVKGSLRPGDVLMLFTDGIVETADRDIGEGIDRLTGEADRYVAGGFHGAAWHLIEAVAKDVNDDRALLLLCRDA, from the coding sequence ATGGCGGTACGACGAGACAGGCGCGAGCGGCGCACCCCGCGTGAGCGGCGCGCCGCAGCCGAGACGTTCCCGGCCCGGATGAAGAAGCGACTGCACCGGGCCCGCATAGGCCTGCGCAAATCCGGGGTGGACTACTTCCGGGGCGACGGCTCGGACTGGGTGGCGCTCGCCGCGCTGCTCCTGACCGTGCCGGTGATCACCGTCTGCACGATCGTCAACCCGGTGTGGTTCTCGCCCTCCGTCCTCGTCCTGCCGATCGTCGCGGGCGGGCTGCTGCTGAGGCCCTCCAGCCTCCTCGGTCTGTACGCCGCGTCCGCGGCCGCCCTCATCGTGGAGTCCGCCCGGCTCGGGCCCTACACCGAGGGCCCGGCGCGGGTGACTCCCGGCACCGTCCTGACCGTCGCCGCCTGCGGGTTCTTCGGCCTGCTCATCGCCCAGTTCCGCAGCCGGGTCGGCGTGCCGTGGCGCGGCGGCGGAACGATGCTCTTCGACCTGCGCGAGCGCATCCGCGTGCAGAGCAAGCTGCCGAAGCTGCCGCGCGGCTGGCACCGCGAGATGGCCCTGCGCCCCGCGGGCGGGCAGTCCTTCTCCGGCGACTTCGTCGTGGCCGCCCGCACCAACGGCGGCCGCACCCTGGAGGTCGTCCTCACGGACGTCTCAGGCAAGGGCATGGACGCCGGGTCCAGGGCCCTGCTCCTGTCCGGCGCCTTCGGCGGCCTGCTCGGCTCGCTGCCGCCGCACGCCTTCCTGCCCGCCGCCAACGGCTATCTGCTCCGCCAGGACTGGGACGAGGGCTTCGCCACGTCCATCCACCTCGTCCTCGACCTGGAGACCGGCGACTACGAGCTGCTCTCCGCGGGGCACCTGCCCGCGCTCCAGCTCAGCGCGGGGACGGGGCGCTGGGAGGAGAAGGCGGGGGAGGGCCCCCTCCTCGGCGTCTACGACGGCGCCCAGTTCGACCCCGTCAAGGGGTCCTTGCGCCCCGGCGACGTCCTGATGCTGTTCACCGACGGCATCGTCGAGACCGCCGACCGCGACATCGGCGAGGGCATCGACCGCCTCACCGGTGAGGCCGACCGGTACGTGGCCGGGGGCTTCCACGGGGCCGCGTGGCACCTCATCGAGGCCGTGGCCAAGGACGTCAACGACGACAGGGCGCTCCTGCTCCTCTGCCGCGACGCCTGA
- a CDS encoding ABC transporter permease: protein MSFVPNGLARAAVRFKPAAFVGTFVALMMASLIVSACGILLETGLRASVPPARYADAPVVAAADQRVHYGSGDSASTEPVPDRARLDGSLLAKAAAVPGARTAVADVTFPVALAAKGGDKALTAHGWGATAFTGEKLTAGRAPAAGEAVLAGTGARVGDRVTLTTADGPRHVRVSGTVGGAAGPTVWFSDADAVRASGHPGRVDAIAVLPKAGVTDAALESQVAKALGDKAKVYTGEDRGGVEDPSLVGAEELLTGLGGSFGGIAALVAVFTAAGTVALSVGQRAREFALLRAIGTTPRQVRRTIATETLLVAPLAGVVGCLPGIALASWWFGQLKDRGAVPEAVDLAVSWIPLLVAAGTAVLTALFAGYLAARRPSRIKPGQALSEASVERLRPGWIRTPLGVAATVGGIVLSRIAATATGDDAANAALGVVMLFMLAVALLGPLVARGCAGLFGLPLRGAGASASLAAANSRSNARRLASAITPIVLAMAFASTLVFMHTSEDKVAADQQRDGITADHIVTSDAGFGPGAVREAAEAPEVTSAVGLLKTSVLIPMGSGGDRWLQTASAQGVTGSAADLAEVQDLNVKSGELTLREGEIGLDANLATSAHLKTGDRVELRLPDGTKIRPTVAATYERGLGLSQVTLPAAEVRRHVTAALDTEIWTKGGTTAALRSLGTVEDRDGYTAAQSLDRQVGAWANRVMAAVLGGFAAVAAVNTLVMTVLDRRRELGMLRLIGSTRGQIMRMIRWEALLVTGAGVIIGTAIALATLVPMMKGLTGESPYIPPLLYASFAGSAVLLGLLATALPARAALRASA from the coding sequence ATGAGCTTCGTCCCGAACGGCCTGGCCCGCGCGGCCGTCCGTTTCAAACCCGCCGCGTTCGTGGGCACGTTCGTCGCGCTGATGATGGCGTCGCTGATCGTGTCCGCCTGCGGCATCCTCCTGGAGACGGGCCTGCGCGCCTCCGTGCCGCCCGCCCGTTACGCGGACGCGCCCGTCGTGGCCGCCGCCGACCAGCGGGTCCACTACGGCAGCGGCGACAGCGCCTCCACCGAGCCCGTCCCGGACCGCGCCCGCCTGGACGGCTCCCTCCTGGCGAAGGCCGCGGCGGTGCCCGGCGCGCGCACGGCCGTCGCGGACGTCACCTTCCCCGTCGCGCTCGCGGCGAAGGGCGGCGACAAGGCCCTGACCGCGCACGGCTGGGGCGCCACCGCCTTCACCGGCGAGAAGCTCACGGCGGGCCGCGCGCCCGCCGCGGGCGAGGCGGTCCTGGCGGGCACCGGGGCCCGCGTCGGCGACCGCGTGACGCTGACGACGGCGGACGGACCGCGCCACGTGCGCGTGTCCGGCACGGTCGGCGGCGCCGCCGGGCCCACCGTCTGGTTCAGCGACGCCGATGCGGTCCGCGCCTCCGGGCACCCGGGCCGCGTCGACGCGATCGCGGTCCTGCCCAAGGCCGGCGTCACCGACGCGGCGCTGGAGTCGCAGGTCGCCAAGGCCCTCGGGGACAAGGCGAAGGTGTACACGGGCGAGGACCGCGGCGGCGTCGAGGACCCCTCGCTCGTCGGCGCCGAGGAACTGCTCACCGGCCTCGGCGGCTCCTTCGGCGGCATCGCCGCGCTGGTCGCCGTCTTCACCGCGGCGGGCACCGTCGCGCTCTCCGTCGGCCAGCGGGCCCGGGAGTTCGCCCTCCTGCGCGCGATCGGCACGACCCCCCGGCAGGTGCGCCGCACCATCGCCACCGAGACCCTGCTCGTCGCTCCGCTCGCGGGCGTCGTCGGCTGCCTGCCCGGCATCGCCCTGGCGAGCTGGTGGTTCGGCCAGCTCAAGGACCGCGGCGCCGTCCCGGAGGCCGTCGACCTCGCCGTGTCCTGGATCCCGCTCCTCGTCGCGGCGGGCACGGCCGTGCTCACCGCCCTGTTCGCCGGGTACCTGGCCGCGCGCCGCCCCTCCCGCATCAAGCCGGGCCAGGCCCTCAGCGAGGCCTCGGTGGAGCGGTTGCGGCCCGGCTGGATCCGGACGCCGCTCGGCGTCGCCGCGACCGTCGGCGGCATCGTCCTCTCCCGGATCGCCGCCACCGCGACCGGCGACGACGCGGCGAACGCGGCCCTCGGCGTCGTCATGCTGTTCATGCTGGCCGTGGCGCTGCTCGGCCCGCTGGTGGCGCGCGGCTGCGCGGGCCTCTTCGGCCTGCCGCTGCGCGGCGCGGGCGCCTCCGCGTCCCTGGCGGCCGCCAACTCCCGTTCCAACGCCCGCAGGCTGGCCTCCGCCATCACCCCGATCGTGCTCGCCATGGCGTTCGCCTCCACGCTCGTCTTCATGCACACCAGCGAGGACAAGGTGGCGGCGGACCAGCAGCGGGACGGCATCACCGCCGACCACATCGTCACGTCCGACGCGGGCTTCGGCCCCGGCGCCGTGCGCGAGGCGGCCGAGGCCCCCGAAGTGACCTCGGCGGTCGGCCTGTTGAAGACGTCCGTCCTCATCCCCATGGGCTCCGGCGGCGACCGCTGGCTGCAGACCGCGTCCGCCCAGGGCGTCACGGGCTCCGCCGCGGACCTCGCCGAGGTGCAGGACCTGAACGTGAAGAGCGGCGAACTGACCCTCCGCGAGGGCGAGATCGGCCTGGACGCGAACCTCGCGACCTCCGCACACCTGAAGACCGGCGACCGCGTCGAGCTGCGCCTGCCCGACGGCACGAAGATCCGGCCGACGGTGGCGGCGACGTACGAGCGGGGCCTCGGCCTGTCCCAGGTCACGCTGCCCGCGGCCGAGGTGCGCCGGCACGTCACGGCCGCCCTCGACACGGAGATCTGGACGAAGGGCGGCACGACGGCCGCGCTGCGGTCCCTCGGCACGGTCGAGGACCGGGACGGCTACACCGCCGCCCAGTCCCTCGACCGGCAGGTCGGCGCCTGGGCCAACCGCGTCATGGCGGCCGTCCTCGGCGGCTTCGCGGCCGTCGCCGCCGTCAACACGCTGGTGATGACGGTCCTCGACCGCCGCCGCGAGCTCGGCATGCTGCGCCTGATCGGCTCGACCCGCGGCCAGATCATGCGGATGATCCGCTGGGAGGCGCTGCTCGTGACCGGCGCGGGCGTGATCATCGGCACGGCCATCGCGCTGGCCACGCTGGTGCCGATGATGAAGGGCCTCACCGGCGAGTCCCCGTACATCCCGCCGCTGCTGTACGCGTCCTTCGCGGGCTCGGCGGTCCTCCTGGGACTCCTGGCCACGGCCCTCCCGGCCCGGGCGGCGCTGCGGGCCTCGGCCTGA
- a CDS encoding Fpg/Nei family DNA glycosylase, producing MPEGHTIHRLAADHRSRFQGHPVRATSPQGKFSDGAALVTGQPLETAEAHGKHLFLGFAVTGWIHIHLGLFGKYAFGDAPAPPPTDTVRLRLANGTHYSDLRGPTTCALITDGEKQEIHARLGPDPLRPQDGENDPDRAWRRVSRSRTTIAALLLDQKVIAGVGNVYRAEVLFRHGIDPYTPGKDLTHRQWTAIWADLVDLMREGVRNNRIDTVRPEHTPEAMGRPPRVDDHGGEVYVYRRARMACHICGGEIRTADLAARNLFWCPKCQRGGGAPS from the coding sequence GTGCCGGAAGGGCACACCATCCACCGGCTCGCGGCCGATCACCGGAGCCGGTTCCAGGGGCACCCCGTGCGGGCCACCAGCCCCCAGGGCAAGTTCTCCGACGGCGCCGCCCTCGTGACCGGCCAGCCCCTGGAGACCGCCGAAGCGCACGGCAAGCACCTCTTCCTCGGCTTCGCCGTGACCGGCTGGATCCACATCCACCTGGGCCTGTTCGGCAAGTACGCCTTCGGCGACGCCCCCGCCCCGCCCCCCACCGACACGGTCCGCCTCCGCCTGGCGAACGGCACCCACTACAGCGACCTCCGCGGCCCCACCACCTGCGCGCTGATCACCGACGGCGAGAAGCAGGAGATACACGCCCGCCTCGGCCCGGACCCGCTGCGCCCCCAGGACGGCGAGAACGACCCGGACCGGGCCTGGCGCCGCGTCTCCCGCAGCCGCACCACCATCGCCGCCCTCCTGCTCGACCAGAAGGTCATCGCGGGCGTCGGCAACGTCTACCGGGCCGAGGTCCTCTTCCGCCACGGCATCGACCCGTACACGCCCGGCAAGGACCTCACGCACCGCCAGTGGACGGCGATCTGGGCGGACCTGGTGGACCTGATGCGCGAGGGCGTGCGCAACAACCGCATCGACACCGTGCGGCCCGAGCACACCCCCGAGGCGATGGGCCGCCCGCCGCGCGTGGACGACCACGGCGGCGAGGTGTACGTGTACCGCAGAGCCCGGATGGCCTGCCACATCTGTGGCGGCGAGATCCGCACCGCCGATCTCGCCGCCCGCAACTTGTTCTGGTGCCCGAAGTGCCAGCGCGGGGGCGGCGCGCCGTCCTAG
- a CDS encoding ribose-5-phosphate isomerase, whose translation MRVYLGSDHAGYELKNHLVEWLKAHGHEPVDCGPHLYDAQDDYPPFCLRAAERTAADPESLGIVIGGSGNGEQIAANKVKGVRAALAWSEQTAALGREHNDANVISIGGRMHTEEEATKFVEIFLATPYSGEERHTRRIKMLARYETSGELPPIPPHHPQA comes from the coding sequence ATGCGCGTGTACCTCGGCTCCGATCATGCCGGTTACGAACTCAAGAACCACCTCGTCGAATGGCTCAAGGCCCACGGCCACGAGCCCGTCGACTGCGGGCCCCACCTCTACGACGCCCAGGACGACTACCCGCCCTTCTGCCTCCGCGCCGCGGAGCGGACGGCCGCGGACCCCGAGTCCCTCGGCATCGTCATCGGCGGCTCCGGCAACGGGGAGCAGATCGCCGCGAACAAGGTGAAGGGCGTACGGGCGGCCCTGGCCTGGAGCGAGCAGACGGCGGCGCTCGGGCGCGAGCACAACGACGCGAACGTGATCTCCATCGGCGGGCGGATGCACACCGAGGAGGAGGCGACCAAGTTCGTCGAGATCTTCCTCGCCACGCCGTACTCCGGTGAGGAGCGGCACACCCGCCGCATCAAGATGCTGGCGCGCTACGAGACCTCGGGCGAGCTGCCCCCGATCCCGCCCCACCACCCGCAGGCCTGA
- a CDS encoding acyltransferase family protein: protein MTNSVQPHGRHRAPLPPVQETAATAPGRTAPHSPGHASPHALHSLRSSRPAAPAQRSGTGPAKQRDAFFDNAKYLAIVLVAMAHAWEPLTDHSRTAEALYMTVYTFHMPAFILISGYFSRSFDMRADRLTRLVTGVAVPYVVFEIAYTFFKRWADDDPTQPISLLDPWYLTWFLIALFVWRLTVPLWKVVRWPVPLALCVALLAVISPDIGDDLDLQRVLQFMPFFVLGLFLKPEHFQLVRRREVRILSVPVFACAVLLAYWAAPRMTSVWFYRRESAQELGVPWWVGVVMTLALFGCSVVLTACFFAWVPRRKMWFTVLGAGTLYGYLLHGFLAKGSRFWGWFEDYPWLHRPVGEVFVSVVAAAVVTALCTPVVRRVFRFAMEPRMEWAFRRDATEVARERAGSSAR from the coding sequence GTGACGAACTCCGTGCAGCCGCACGGCCGGCACCGGGCACCGCTGCCCCCCGTACAGGAGACGGCCGCCACGGCTCCCGGCCGCACCGCCCCGCACTCCCCCGGACACGCTTCTCCCCACGCTCTCCACTCCCTCCGCTCTTCCCGTCCCGCCGCTCCCGCCCAGCGCTCCGGCACCGGCCCCGCCAAGCAGCGCGACGCGTTCTTCGACAACGCCAAGTACCTGGCGATCGTGCTCGTCGCGATGGCCCACGCGTGGGAGCCGCTGACGGACCACAGCCGTACCGCCGAGGCGCTGTACATGACCGTGTACACGTTTCACATGCCGGCCTTCATCCTGATCTCCGGCTATTTCTCCCGCAGTTTCGACATGCGGGCCGACCGGCTCACACGCCTGGTGACCGGCGTCGCCGTGCCGTACGTCGTCTTCGAGATCGCCTACACCTTCTTCAAGCGGTGGGCGGACGACGACCCGACGCAGCCGATCAGCCTGCTGGACCCCTGGTATCTGACCTGGTTCCTGATCGCCCTGTTCGTGTGGCGCCTGACGGTCCCGCTGTGGAAGGTCGTGCGCTGGCCGGTGCCGCTCGCGCTGTGCGTGGCGCTGCTCGCCGTCATCTCCCCCGACATCGGTGACGACCTGGACCTCCAACGGGTCCTGCAGTTCATGCCGTTCTTCGTCCTCGGCCTGTTCCTGAAGCCCGAGCACTTCCAGCTGGTGCGGCGGCGCGAGGTCCGGATCCTGTCGGTGCCCGTCTTCGCCTGCGCGGTCCTGCTCGCCTACTGGGCGGCGCCGCGGATGACGTCGGTGTGGTTCTACCGGCGCGAGAGCGCCCAGGAGCTGGGCGTGCCGTGGTGGGTCGGCGTCGTCATGACGCTGGCGCTCTTCGGCTGCTCCGTGGTGCTCACCGCGTGCTTCTTCGCGTGGGTGCCGCGGCGGAAGATGTGGTTCACCGTCCTCGGCGCCGGCACCCTGTACGGGTATCTGCTGCACGGGTTCCTCGCGAAGGGCTCCCGGTTCTGGGGCTGGTTCGAGGACTACCCGTGGCTGCACCGGCCGGTGGGTGAGGTGTTCGTCTCCGTGGTGGCCGCGGCGGTGGTCACGGCGCTGTGCACGCCGGTGGTGCGGCGGGTGTTCCGCTTCGCGATGGAGCCCCGGATGGAGTGGGCGTTCCGCCGGGACGCGACCGAGGTCGCCCGCGAGCGGGCGGGGTCGTCCGCCCGCTAG
- a CDS encoding GNAT family N-acetyltransferase produces MTAELRELGQSDWDRWYGTLERAFGGLHEAPEERELWDALTECDRSLGLWDGEECVGTAGAFSFRMTVPGGALVDTAGVTMVSVAATHRRRGLLTSMMRRQLDDLRERGDALAVLTVSEPAIYGRFGYGVATWSLRASIDTTRVRLTVPEGTDEVRLRYAVPAEVTDACEAVYARVVPGRPGMLARQPGWERLPVLDPERDRDGASPLQCVLAERAGEVIGYAYFAVKPDWDARGPQGVVLVRAVEALDPAAYAALWRFLCDIDLTSRIEALNRPVDDPLLHLVSDVRRCGLVTRDSLHLRLVEVGAALEARAYRTPVDVVLDVADAFCPWNEGRWRLTGDPKGASCKRVDDDAPADLALSVRELGSAYLGGVSLAELAWAGRVRELRPGALAEASLAFGSGAAPWLPHPF; encoded by the coding sequence ATGACAGCAGAATTGCGGGAGTTGGGCCAGAGCGATTGGGACCGCTGGTACGGAACGCTGGAGCGGGCCTTCGGCGGGCTCCACGAGGCGCCGGAGGAGCGCGAGCTGTGGGACGCGCTGACGGAGTGCGACCGCTCCCTCGGACTCTGGGACGGCGAGGAGTGCGTCGGCACGGCCGGGGCCTTCAGCTTCCGCATGACGGTGCCGGGCGGGGCCCTGGTGGACACGGCGGGCGTCACGATGGTGAGCGTGGCGGCCACGCACCGCCGCCGCGGCCTGCTGACCTCGATGATGCGTCGGCAACTCGACGACCTGCGCGAGCGCGGGGACGCCCTCGCGGTCCTGACGGTCTCCGAGCCCGCGATCTACGGCCGCTTCGGGTACGGCGTGGCGACCTGGTCGCTCCGGGCGTCGATCGACACGACGCGGGTGCGCCTCACGGTGCCCGAGGGCACGGACGAGGTGCGGCTGCGGTACGCGGTGCCGGCCGAGGTCACCGATGCCTGTGAGGCGGTGTACGCGCGCGTGGTGCCCGGCCGTCCCGGCATGTTGGCGCGGCAGCCGGGCTGGGAGCGCCTTCCGGTCCTCGACCCGGAGCGGGACCGCGACGGCGCCTCGCCGTTGCAGTGCGTGCTCGCGGAGCGCGCCGGTGAGGTCATCGGGTACGCGTACTTCGCGGTCAAGCCCGACTGGGACGCGCGGGGCCCGCAGGGCGTGGTCCTGGTGCGCGCCGTGGAGGCCCTGGACCCGGCGGCGTACGCGGCGCTGTGGCGCTTCCTCTGCGACATCGACCTGACCTCGCGGATCGAGGCGCTCAACCGCCCGGTGGACGACCCGCTGCTGCACCTCGTGTCGGACGTGCGGCGGTGCGGCCTCGTGACGCGGGACTCGCTGCACCTGCGTCTGGTGGAGGTCGGCGCGGCCCTGGAGGCGCGCGCGTACCGGACGCCGGTGGACGTGGTCCTGGACGTCGCGGACGCGTTCTGTCCGTGGAACGAGGGGCGCTGGCGGCTCACGGGCGACCCGAAGGGCGCCTCCTGCAAGCGCGTCGACGACGACGCGCCCGCCGACCTCGCCCTGTCCGTGCGCGAGCTGGGCTCGGCGTATCTGGGCGGCGTGTCCCTCGCGGAGCTGGCCTGGGCGGGCCGGGTGCGGGAGCTGCGTCCCGGCGCCCTGGCGGAGGCGAGCCTCGCCTTCGGCTCCGGGGCCGCGCCCTGGCTGCCCCACCCGTTCTAG